A region of the Candidatus Zixiibacteriota bacterium genome:
GATCGAGACCGAGATCGAAGCACTGGCGACTAAAAAAGAAGACGCCGTTAAAAACCAGGCTTTCGAAACCGCGGCGCAGCTTCGCGATGAAATCAAGATGAAACGCGAAGAACTGGCATCGTTGCAAAAATCCTGGGAAGAAGACCGCCAGAACGACCGCGTGGTGTTGACCGCCGACGAGGTCGCCTCGGTGCTGGCCAAGATGACCGGTATTCCTCTGTTCCGCCTCGAGGAGTCGGAATCCAAACGACTCCTGCGCATGGAAGAGGAACTCAAAAAGAGCATCGTCGGTCAGGATGAGGCTATCGAGAAGCTGGCCAAGTCGATCCGTCGCGCCCGTGCCGGACTCGGCGATCCGCGTCGTCCCATCGGAACATTCCTGCTCCTCGGTCCGACCGGAGTCGGTAAAACCGAACTGGCCCGAGTGCTGGCCCGGTTCCTGTTCGACGACGTCGATTCGTTGATCCGGATCGACATGTCGGAGTATATGGAGAAGTTCGCCGTCTCCCGCCTGGTCGGAGCGCCTCCCGGTTATGTCGGCTATGAGGAAGGCGGCCAGTTAACCGAGAAAGTAAGACGCAAACCGTATTCGGTGGTGTTGCTCGACGAGATCGAAAAAGCACACCCGGATGTTTTCAACATTCTTCTGCAGTTGATGGATGACGGCAGCCTGACCGATTCGTTCGGGCGCAAGGTCGACTTCCGTAACGTCGTGCTGATCATGACCTCCAACCTCGGTACGCGCGAACTGCGTGATACCAAGACGGTCGGTTTCGATGCTCAGGGCGGCGAAATCTCTCATGAAGATATGTCCAAGAAAATCATCCAGGAAGTCAAGAAGCTGTTCAATCCGGAACTGGTTAACCGTATCGACGAAACGGTTATTTTCCACTCGCTGGATCGCGACCACATCAAGGAGATCATCGAGATTCTCGTGGCTGATGTGGCCAAGCGGCTGGCCGAGAAAGGCATCAGTTTCGAGTTGACCGAACAGGCCAGGGAATTCCTGGTCGAGCAGGGTTTCGATCCGCAGTATGGAGCCCGTCCGCTTAAACGAGCTCTCCAGCGGCATCTCGAAGACCCGCTGTCCGAGGAGATTCTTCGCGGTCAGTACGCCGGTGATTGTGATCTGATTATCGGCTCCGACGGTGAACGCCTGACGTTCGAGTTTAACGGGCACGGCGCTCGCAAAACCGACAACGAAACGGTTGAACCGTAGGTTATACTACTTAGGCTATTCCCGGCGGGTTGGTTCTTTGGAGCCAACCCGCTTTTCGTTGGGGTAACGGGGTGCACAGCCGGTGGTCGATCTGTCCACGGGATTGATGAAAAAGTCATACGCGTGGATATTCAGTAAAACACAACCGCAATGCGGGCGACACAAGGCCGCCCGCTACGCGAGATTAGAACCTCTGAACGCGTAGCGGCGGGGCTTGTCTCCGCCGCAGAAGAGTTTTTTTCAACAGCCCCGTCCACGGATGGGGATTAGAGATCATAGCGATAACACAATGGCATGCCTCGGAGAGACATGACCTACTCTGTCAGTTTGCAAGCTTGCAACCTGACACAAGAGAGGGCGCAGAGCGCCCAAGAATACGTTCCGCCGCAGAGCGACGGAACGAGAAGACTTGTAGAGCGACGGAACGAGGAGTAACCCAAAGCAACAGACGAGGAGACCTGCCGGGCCCAAACAGAAACAGAATGACAAGACGGCCTCTTCTGGCTATACTGGAGTTGTAGACCGGTTAGTGCACTTAACGGTCCAGTACCTGCGGTAGACAATGCCTGAAAGCAAGAGGGAACCAATGCACCTTTCCTTTCTCATGATATTGGTATTCGCTCTCTGGTTTTTGCCGGTCGTGGCATCCGGAGTTAAGATAGACTCCGACCGAGACGGCGTCGAGGACTCTCTCGACAACTGCCCTGACTATTGGAACCCCGATCAATACGATGCCGACGGCGACGGTATCGGCAACGTCTGCGATGAATGCACCGATCAGGACGGCGATGGTTTCGGAGACCCCGGCTTTCCGAGCAATACCTGCCCTGAGGACAACTGCCCCGGCTTCTACAATCCGGATCAAACCGACAGCGACGGCGACGGCATCGGCGATCTCTGTGAGGGAATTCTGTGTGGCGACTATGACGGCGACGGCGACAACGAAGCTGTGGCCGATCTGGTACGCATGAGCAGATACCTGTTGGGCTACGGGATCTCACCGGCCTGTATGTCCGCGGCCAACTCGGGAGCGTGCCGCGGAGTCAATTTCCACGATCTCGCTTACACCTGGAGCATGATAGCGGCTCCGATCGTACTCAACTGTGATGGCCCGGAAGACTGCGATTGCCGGAAAGCCGGAGAGATTCTCCTGGACCATGTCGACGGACTGTATGCAAAGGATACGGTGTTTACGGGGAGCGTGATCAAATTCTATCTGAGGTTCACAGGCGACAGTGCGATATCGTTCAGCGGTCTGGCCAACGGCTTCCGCGTCTATTCTCCCACCGGCAGCGAGTGGACAGAAACAAGTGTGGAGGAACTGGTTAACTTCTGGAGACTGAACGATCCCTGGTGCACTTTCGATTTACTGCAACAGAAACGCCTGATTGGAATGACCGGCTCCGGAGCCGACACGATCGCCATAGCCTATATCGAATACATGTGCGAAAACAGCCTCCGTGCCGGATTCGATTCAGTGACTCACGCTATCGCTGTCGGTCCGATCCCGCATGAATACTCAGGAGGAGAAATCTGCCTGGATTCCTGCTGGTATCCTCCCGGCGGGGATTGGCTTTGGGCGGTTGATCCACACTTTTACGGAGAGACTCCTTTCATTCCTTCCTGGGATGGACCGCATTGTTTCACGATCTACAACTGTTGCCATATCCGCGGCGACATCAATAATGATACCGCCGGTCCCGACATTGCCGATCTGGTCTGCCTGGTGTCCTACATGTTCCAGGGAGGTCCCGATTTGCCGTGTCCGGAGGCGGCGGATATCAACGATTCGGGAGGCGGCCCGGATATCGCCGATCTCGTTTACCTGGTCAGCTTCATGTTCCAGGACGGACCGGCACCAGAGCCTTGCCCCTAGCTAAGCCGGGGAATCGGTTCCGACACAAGCAGGCAGGCCTCGTTTGGGCGGGTAACTTCCCACCGAACAGAAACTTACACTTTTCGCTTGCCTTGCCGGGCGAAATCGTTATCTTAGGTGGCTGTTGTCGCCCCGAATTCGGGCGATAATTAATATGTTGTTTTGCCCCCTTAGGGGCTTGTTTGGAAAAGAAGATCAGATAACGATAGAGGTTTACGATGGCACACAAAAAGGGTGTCGGCTCTTCCAAAAACGGTCGGGATTCGAACGGCCAGCGCCGGGGCACGAAAGTGTTCTCCGGACAGGCAGTACCGGCCGGGTCGATCATCGTGCGCCAGTGCGGCACCAGAATCAAACCGGGTCATAACGTCGGTATCGGCAAAGACTGTACCCTGTTTGCGAAGGTGACCGGCGTGGTGAAGTTCGA
Encoded here:
- the rpmA gene encoding 50S ribosomal protein L27, with product MAHKKGVGSSKNGRDSNGQRRGTKVFSGQAVPAGSIIVRQCGTRIKPGHNVGIGKDCTLFAKVTGVVKFERVGRDGKQVSVYE